Genomic window (Melioribacteraceae bacterium):
AAGGTAAAGGACTAGAGCCGGTTGTATCAAAAATTCTTCAGGAAAGAGATCAGATAAACGCAAAATTGGTATTTATAGTCCGGACCTCCATATTGGAAAAGTTTGTTGAAAATTATGATTTGGATGGAAAGTTTTCTTTGTTTGAATATTCCCTTTAGCCAAGTATCTAAAATCAGATATTATTCAACTTACAACTCGTATTCCTTCACACATTCAACTTGAATGAAATTAATTCTAACAGCCTCCAATAATTCTCTTTGCTTTTTTTACTGGCTGAGCCGATTGCTTTAATTTATTTTCAGAAATTAGAACCGGCAATACTTTACTTGCCTTTATTCTAAATCTCTCGGTATCTGAAATCTTTATACCAGTAATATTATTTTGAGACGTAAAGTTTAATATTTCTTCTTTCAATAAATTCATTCCACCTTTCAATACCTTTACATTTTCGTAACCAAGCTCGGATGCGATTATTGCTCCTTTTTTTGCCATAGTTTCGTCATCCGCAATAATTACATTTCTCATTCCTTTGAGTGAGAGTTGTTTTAGAATATCCTTTTCAAAAATATTACTCAATGAAATATTAGTTGATTTTGGGAGGCTTAATTCCTTGTACTCACTTTCGGAGCGTAAATCAAATATTTGCAATTTCTTATCATCATCCATTAGCCGGAAAGTAAGTTCATCAGCACTCATAGTTTTAATTTCATAAGCACTGATATAATTCACATTGGTCAGCTTATCCATCATCGCATCTTTTCTATCGGGAAGTATAAATGCCGAAAGGCCTATGACTACTGCTATTCCGGTTAGTCCATAATAAATTTTCTTCAGCTTAAATTCCTCACCCGGAACTTTATTTACTTTTCTTTCAACAAAAGTAACAGCCCAAAATGCTCCGACTGCCATCAGCATCAATAAAAACGCAAACAATGATTGTGATATGCCAAGTAATTCAAAAATTCTTGGACTTCCCCAATTTTCCGCTTTATATAAATTTTCCCAGAGTGGATATCCTTCAGCAAAAATTAAAACGCCGGCAAATAATCCAACAACAAAAATTATCGCGTCAATCTTCCCAATTGCCGCGGCACAAACACCTGTCCCTGGACAAAAACCCCCAATTACAAATCCTAATCCCATGATTAATCCACCAGCAAGTGCGGAGTATAAAAATGTGGGATTAATATATATCAAGCTCAAATCAAGCATACCGAAATGTCCCATTGCAATTACACCAATCATAGCAGTAACTCCGGCAGTGAAGAAAACCCGCAGAACAGTAAAATCGTATCCATAAAATAAACCAACCAACTTTTTTGAAGTTGAAAATCCCGCCTGTTCAAGCACAAATCCAAAGGCTATTCCAACAAAAAGGGCAACAACAAAATTTAGTTCATTACCAATTATTTCCGGTACTAATGGTCCCATTGCATTCTCCTATATCCAAAGTTTTCTTACGAAGTAGGCAAACATATACGCCCCGCCGAAAATTGCCATCATTGTTATAATTCCGCCTGCAGATAAAACAGCCATTCCGCTGAGAGCTGAGCCACTGGTGCATCCCCGCCCAAGCTGCGCTCCAAATCCAAATAATACTCCTCCGGTTAAAGCAGCTAAAATTCTTATCCTGCTAGTAGTTTTTGGTGAGTATTCTAATGTGAACTTTAATCTATTTGAAATTAACCCAGAGATAAAAGCACCGATAATTACTCCAATAACTTCAAATACCAGCCAGCTTTTTAAGGGATTTTCCGGATGCTCAACTTTATATTCTTTATAAAACGTGGCATCTGCAGTGTGAGCTGGCGCTACAGTTTCAACGGTGGCAACAACCGCACTTTTAAATGCACCACTCGCACCAAGTCCTCTTCCTGTAATGTAAATAGTAACCAGTAAAACCAGTCCGAGTAAAAATCCGGCTAAATATGGATTCATATATTTTGTATCAGACATTTTCTGCCTCACCATTTTTTATTTCATTATTTGAATTTTCTTTTTCATGAGATTCATGATCTTCTAATTCTTCATAACCTGTAATCATTGCTTTTAAATTAGAAGTAATAGTTGTACCCGTTGTTATTAAATAAAGATGAGCAATAATGAATGCAATTAACGCATAAGCTCCAGCCGTATGAAAAACAGCTATTGTTTCTACCGATTCAATATTTAAACCAACAACTCCTCCCTCTTGAGGATATCGATAAAACATATACAGTAACCCGCTAATTACCATTGTAGGAATTACTAGTATTTTTAATGCTAAATAAACCAAGCGTTGTAATGGATTTAATTTACTGAGTACTGTTTTCTTCGTGGGATGCGGAGCGTGCCTAAAAATGCCAAATAAATAATAATCGGCTTGAGCCTTTAAATTTTTAAAGCTCGGTACATATTGTTTCCATTCTCCTGTTGAAAAGTGCCAGAATATGGCAAATGCAATAAGTATAATAAATGAATATGCCGCAACATTATGATACTTCACAGCATTTGCATATCCGAAAAATTCCAATGAACCATGAATTTCAAATCCGGTGATGGCTAAAAAGAATATTAAGATTGACTGCATCCAATGCCAAAATCTTTCGAATGATCTGTAGATATAAATTTTCTTTTTCAAATTAACCTCTTTTCTTCATTTTACGGGATGAAACAATTCGGATTGAACCATGAACTATAATACCTATCAAAGAAAGTATAATTACAGATTTACCTGCAAATTCGACTATTGGATTATAATCACGTGCGGGCATATAAAAATCGGTTAATGCCGCTAGTCGGCTGTTTTCGCGTGTGTGGCACTCATTACATTGTACAGTATTTTCTTTCGGCGAAACCATATGATTAACAGGCCAGTACATTTCCGTATTTATAAATTCTATTTTGCCGCTGAATGGAAGTCCCACTTTTTTCTGTCCGGCTTCCGAAGCTTTAATCCAATCAAAATCCTTCCACAAAGCTCCCTCACCAACTTTTTCTGAATACAATTTAGGTTGTATTAACATTTTGGTTTCGGGGTCAAATGGCTGTCGTGCTCTATGAATTTTTACCGGAATTATTTTTGAATCGGGATCGGAATACTCCCCATTCAACTTATTCAAAACCAGCGGTTTTGTTGTATCCGCAATTTGATCCCCCAGCAAATAATGATTGGCAGTTCCATTAAACCACACATATTCAGGTGTCAGATTTTTTCCCCACTTAAATGTTCCTTTGATAGAAAGAAAAGTATGATTTCCCTCGGCATCATCCACTTCATAAGGTTTACCCTCTTTCAACGTTCCCGCAGTTGACCAGTCCCAATCTGTTTTTGTAGCGTTAACTTTTGCGTATACGGGGATGTGGCAGGTTTGGCAAGCAACTTTTAAAGTATGGTTATTTAATATTTCATCCTGATGAGCATTAGATGTATGGCAATCTTCACACAAAGCCCTATTTTTATTCATTGAAGAGAGTGAATATAGTTTTCCCTTCATAATATGCTTTTCTGAAGTATGGCACGCAATACAACTCAAGTTGGAAGCATCGGTTCCCATATGAACATCAATTTCTTTTGTAGGCTCAAACATTGATTCTTCGAGATCGCCATGTTTAACATTGTTACCTCCGCCGCCAAAGAAATGACAAACACCGCAGTTACTTCGTTTTGGTTTTCCAACATTTTGTGAAATAAAACTAAGATTTAAATTTGGAAGCGGCGCTCCCCCTTTTTCTGAAGCTTTTATATAGGATTCGGTTTGGTCGTGACAGACGAGACAATCAATATTTGTTGGGTCGGTATATTCAAAGGTTTGTGAATCCGACATTCCCGCACCAATGTGGCATTTTGCACAGCTTTTCTCATTCCCTTCAACACCAATGCAGAAATTATTTACCGCATTTTTTTTACCGAGATAAACTATCCCTCTTCCCTCAACATATTCTTCCCTCTCCCAATTCCAATGATTCGATTGCATCACTTCAGTATGACGTTCCGTATGGCAAGAAATACATGTTTCAGTAACCTGCTGCAACGTTGTGAAGTTTTTCTGCAATACTGGAAATTTAGCATGATTTACAGATGGCTTAACGGGCGACGAGTATTTTTCTTTCAACTTTTCAAGATTACTTCTCTCTGTTTCGTTTGATGAAAGAAATACTATTGCGGTTGTAATTACTAATCCAATTAACAAAAGTGATACAATTATTTTTTTCATAATGAGTTTTTATTTATTAACGGTAATTAATTTAATTGCGTCTTTTATATGGTCACACTTAGTAAAGTTTTGGTAAACAGAACACTCGCGGCAGTTTAATTTTTCGCAAAAATTATTTTTGTGTTTGTATGTCCAGCAGGGCTTACTGTGTTCTTTATAAGCCTCACAGTTCGCTCTATCAGTCTCGGAACACTTTGCTACATCCCAGCAAGGAATTAACGAGTACATTGTTTTAATTCCGTTGATGCTGATTTTCATTTCATTGATTGCCCTGCGTATGCACTCAATTCTTTCCAAATCTCTTTTAGAATAGAGGCGTTGATTCGATTCTTTTTTAAATGGAATGAATAGACCTTCTCTTTCATACATTCGCAAAGTATGAACAGAAATTTTGAGTAGTAATGCCGCGGAACTTATCGGGAAAATAGGTTCGTCGTCTTTGAGATTGTTTGTCATACAGTTTCGTAATAGCTGATATTTATAAATATCAACTTACTTGCCAGAAATAATTATCAATAAAATATAAGATTTGATACAAAAATCGAATAAAAGATTCTTGTATCCAAGAATAATTTTGAAAAAGTTTCGATTTTGAGATAAAAAAGGACTATTGGTCTGCTGCAAAAGAGTTGGATCGATAAATAATCAATCTAACTTACTCCTACTTCACATTTAGGTACTCATCCCAAATTTTATAGAGTTCAAAGGTTGCCCGGATATCTTTACCGCAATAAATCGCAATTTCCTTCATTCTTCCGGCTTTGTAGAGTTCTTTCACTTCCATTCCGGTAATGCCTTCTGATTTTGGAGA
Coding sequences:
- a CDS encoding cytochrome b/b6 domain-containing protein; translated protein: MQSILIFFLAITGFEIHGSLEFFGYANAVKYHNVAAYSFIILIAFAIFWHFSTGEWKQYVPSFKNLKAQADYYLFGIFRHAPHPTKKTVLSKLNPLQRLVYLALKILVIPTMVISGLLYMFYRYPQEGGVVGLNIESVETIAVFHTAGAYALIAFIIAHLYLITTGTTITSNLKAMITGYEELEDHESHEKENSNNEIKNGEAENV
- a CDS encoding tetrathionate reductase family octaheme c-type cytochrome — encoded protein: MKKIIVSLLLIGLVITTAIVFLSSNETERSNLEKLKEKYSSPVKPSVNHAKFPVLQKNFTTLQQVTETCISCHTERHTEVMQSNHWNWEREEYVEGRGIVYLGKKNAVNNFCIGVEGNEKSCAKCHIGAGMSDSQTFEYTDPTNIDCLVCHDQTESYIKASEKGGAPLPNLNLSFISQNVGKPKRSNCGVCHFFGGGGNNVKHGDLEESMFEPTKEIDVHMGTDASNLSCIACHTSEKHIMKGKLYSLSSMNKNRALCEDCHTSNAHQDEILNNHTLKVACQTCHIPVYAKVNATKTDWDWSTAGTLKEGKPYEVDDAEGNHTFLSIKGTFKWGKNLTPEYVWFNGTANHYLLGDQIADTTKPLVLNKLNGEYSDPDSKIIPVKIHRARQPFDPETKMLIQPKLYSEKVGEGALWKDFDWIKASEAGQKKVGLPFSGKIEFINTEMYWPVNHMVSPKENTVQCNECHTRENSRLAALTDFYMPARDYNPIVEFAGKSVIILSLIGIIVHGSIRIVSSRKMKKRG
- a CDS encoding YeeE/YedE family protein; this encodes MSDTKYMNPYLAGFLLGLVLLVTIYITGRGLGASGAFKSAVVATVETVAPAHTADATFYKEYKVEHPENPLKSWLVFEVIGVIIGAFISGLISNRLKFTLEYSPKTTSRIRILAALTGGVLFGFGAQLGRGCTSGSALSGMAVLSAGGIITMMAIFGGAYMFAYFVRKLWI
- a CDS encoding YeeE/YedE family protein, with the translated sequence MGPLVPEIIGNELNFVVALFVGIAFGFVLEQAGFSTSKKLVGLFYGYDFTVLRVFFTAGVTAMIGVIAMGHFGMLDLSLIYINPTFLYSALAGGLIMGLGFVIGGFCPGTGVCAAAIGKIDAIIFVVGLFAGVLIFAEGYPLWENLYKAENWGSPRIFELLGISQSLFAFLLMLMAVGAFWAVTFVERKVNKVPGEEFKLKKIYYGLTGIAVVIGLSAFILPDRKDAMMDKLTNVNYISAYEIKTMSADELTFRLMDDDKKLQIFDLRSESEYKELSLPKSTNISLSNIFEKDILKQLSLKGMRNVIIADDETMAKKGAIIASELGYENVKVLKGGMNLLKEEILNFTSQNNITGIKISDTERFRIKASKVLPVLISENKLKQSAQPVKKAKRIIGGC
- a CDS encoding MerR family transcriptional regulator, translating into MTNNLKDDEPIFPISSAALLLKISVHTLRMYEREGLFIPFKKESNQRLYSKRDLERIECIRRAINEMKISINGIKTMYSLIPCWDVAKCSETDRANCEAYKEHSKPCWTYKHKNNFCEKLNCRECSVYQNFTKCDHIKDAIKLITVNK